In the genome of Desulfovibrio desulfuricans, one region contains:
- a CDS encoding flagellar basal body-associated FliL family protein, with product MAEKQETKEAPAKDELQVAVSPDTSLRKVELDLDDAPFLQEQESPPPAKTDKAPLQVPAEAPAPSKKKKLLIAGAAALLVVLVAAVAVWWFVLRTPPPPPQDPVKPEVIVVPSAKSPTAKPDSVKELAPFVIPRQTAKGARFLICKFSTVSQSPRVGMEIDQKLIPLRDALYYYLSSKSDAFLLDPASVPTIKKDLGGVLNDYLTQGRIDDILFESYLNE from the coding sequence GTGGCTGAAAAACAAGAGACCAAAGAAGCCCCCGCCAAGGACGAACTGCAGGTTGCAGTGAGCCCCGATACAAGCCTGCGCAAAGTTGAGCTTGATCTGGACGACGCGCCTTTTTTGCAGGAGCAGGAGTCTCCCCCTCCAGCCAAAACCGACAAAGCGCCCCTGCAGGTGCCTGCCGAAGCCCCCGCGCCCAGCAAAAAGAAAAAGCTGCTCATTGCGGGCGCTGCTGCCCTGCTTGTGGTGCTGGTGGCGGCCGTGGCCGTATGGTGGTTTGTCTTGCGCACCCCGCCGCCCCCGCCGCAGGACCCCGTCAAGCCGGAGGTGATCGTGGTGCCCTCGGCCAAGTCGCCCACCGCCAAGCCCGACAGCGTCAAGGAACTGGCGCCCTTTGTCATACCCCGACAAACAGCCAAAGGCGCGCGCTTTTTGATCTGTAAATTTTCTACGGTGAGCCAGAGCCCCCGGGTGGGCATGGAAATAGACCAAAAGCTCATCCCCCTGCGCGATGCCCTGTACTATTACCTGAGCAGCAAATCCGACGCATTTCTGCTTGACCCTGCCAGTGTCCCCACTATCAAAAAAGACCTCGGCGGCGTGCTCAACGACTATCTTACTCAGGGCCGCATCGATGACATTTTGTTTGAAAGCTATTTAAATGAATAG
- a CDS encoding chemotaxis response regulator CheY, protein MPYNPNMRVLVVDDFSTMRRIVRNILRQLGFQNVVEADDGTSAWDVLNREKIDFIVSDWNMPQMTGIDLLRKVRASEQFANIPFLMVTAEAQQENIIEAVQARVSNYIVKPFTADTMKQKIDKIFP, encoded by the coding sequence ATGCCTTACAATCCCAACATGCGTGTTCTTGTGGTTGACGACTTCTCCACCATGCGTCGCATTGTACGCAACATCCTGCGTCAGCTCGGTTTTCAGAACGTGGTGGAAGCAGACGACGGCACCTCGGCATGGGATGTCCTGAACCGCGAAAAAATCGACTTTATCGTTTCTGACTGGAACATGCCGCAGATGACCGGCATCGACCTGCTGCGCAAGGTGCGCGCAAGCGAGCAGTTTGCCAACATCCCCTTTTTGATGGTCACTGCCGAGGCCCAGCAGGAAAATATCATCGAAGCGGTGCAGGCAAGGGTTTCCAATTACATTGTCAAACCCTTCACTGCAGACACCATGAAGCAGAAGATCGACAAAATTTTTCCCTAG
- a CDS encoding FliA/WhiG family RNA polymerase sigma factor, which translates to MKTGTAQAQSPCPWEALETGATPWENFSPAEQESVVRHYAPKIRFLALRLKAKLPRSVELGELISSGTLGLMEALGKFRPQLGIRFETYAESRIKGAMLDELRRLDWFPRSLRQRVRVLDEAMRKVEHEHGRQATEDELQKITGLDLRDVRQGLEALQNQLWISLDAIQDTLSGEGPEGGGEPYRNTALRELVERVAPLIDRLTPREKLVLSLYYTDELNMRETAEVMGITEGRVSQLHSQALNRLRKEFHNLYGEGSEI; encoded by the coding sequence ATGAAGACCGGCACAGCGCAAGCGCAATCTCCCTGCCCCTGGGAAGCGCTCGAAACCGGGGCAACCCCTTGGGAGAACTTTTCGCCTGCAGAGCAGGAATCTGTGGTGCGGCACTATGCGCCCAAGATCCGCTTTCTTGCGTTACGGCTCAAGGCCAAACTGCCGCGCAGCGTCGAGCTTGGCGAACTGATCAGCTCCGGCACGCTCGGGCTCATGGAGGCCCTTGGCAAATTCAGGCCGCAGCTGGGTATACGCTTTGAAACCTACGCCGAAAGCCGTATCAAGGGAGCAATGCTTGACGAGTTGCGCCGTCTCGACTGGTTTCCCCGTTCGTTGCGCCAGCGTGTGCGCGTGCTTGACGAGGCCATGCGCAAGGTTGAGCACGAGCATGGCCGCCAGGCCACCGAAGACGAACTGCAAAAGATCACCGGCCTCGACTTGCGCGACGTGCGTCAGGGGCTTGAAGCCCTGCAAAACCAGCTCTGGATTTCGCTCGACGCCATTCAGGACACGCTGTCGGGCGAGGGGCCGGAGGGCGGCGGGGAGCCCTACCGCAACACGGCGCTGCGAGAGCTTGTGGAGCGCGTGGCGCCACTGATAGACCGCTTGACGCCAAGGGAAAAGTTGGTACTGTCGCTGTATTACACAGATGAGCTTAATATGCGCGAAACTGCCGAAGTTATGGGCATTACCGAAGGACGTGTTTCGCAATTGCATTCACAGGCCCTGAACCGCCTTCGCAAAGAGTTTCATAATCTCTACGGCGAAGGCTCTGAAATATAA
- a CDS encoding MinD/ParA family protein has protein sequence MSGTFPLVFSVTSGKGGVGKTNISVNLAICLAQLGKQVVLLDADLGLANVDVVLGLTPQKNIFHLFHEGATLADILFPTPYGFSILPASSGMSEMLTLSTGQKLELLEAVDEMEDGLDFLIVDTGAGISDNVLYFNMAAQERLVVLTPEPTSLTDAYALIKVLKNNHGVERFKVCVNMAPDIKTAKDMFVRLHQACDHFLSGVSLELVGVIPRDTGVRKAVVQQLPFCISDPQSPAAKATMALAKNINVWEAPENLDGNIKFFWKKLLFR, from the coding sequence ATGAGCGGCACTTTCCCTCTGGTATTTTCCGTCACTTCAGGCAAGGGCGGCGTAGGCAAGACCAACATTTCGGTCAATCTTGCCATCTGCCTGGCGCAGCTGGGCAAGCAGGTGGTGCTTCTTGACGCCGACCTCGGCCTGGCCAATGTGGACGTGGTGCTTGGGCTGACACCGCAAAAAAACATCTTTCACCTGTTTCACGAAGGGGCCACCCTTGCGGACATTCTTTTTCCCACGCCGTATGGCTTTTCCATACTGCCGGCTTCGTCGGGCATGAGCGAAATGCTCACGCTCTCCACCGGGCAAAAGCTCGAACTGCTGGAAGCCGTGGACGAAATGGAAGACGGGCTCGACTTTCTTATTGTGGATACGGGCGCGGGCATCAGCGACAATGTGCTCTACTTCAACATGGCGGCGCAGGAACGTCTGGTGGTGCTCACCCCTGAGCCCACATCGCTTACCGACGCCTACGCGCTCATCAAGGTACTCAAAAACAACCATGGCGTAGAGCGGTTCAAGGTCTGCGTAAACATGGCCCCTGACATCAAAACCGCCAAGGACATGTTTGTGCGGCTGCATCAGGCCTGCGACCATTTTTTGAGCGGCGTTTCGCTGGAGCTTGTGGGCGTGATCCCGCGTGATACGGGCGTACGCAAGGCCGTGGTGCAGCAGCTGCCCTTCTGCATCAGCGATCCGCAAAGCCCGGCGGCAAAGGCCACCATGGCGCTGGCCAAGAACATCAACGTCTGGGAAGCCCCCGAAAACCTGGACGGCAATATCAAATTTTTCTGGAAAAAGCTGCTCTTCCGCTAG
- a CDS encoding efflux transporter outer membrane subunit has product MSVFRKAAGITLKTPALVLALTVLLSACSLAPHYDRPDQEMPKQWRSVDMGSAPLHTDWWNRFNDPVLTELVEEALKNNQDLAQSMAKIESAAAQVGVGTAALAPAVTGTGSATAQGASEKTANTVPFDQSKLARSNTSYQGALSASWELDFWGKVRNQYTMLSDVLMSTVIGHEALRLSVAGQTAQGYFALLAQDMQLETSRRTLKSREDSFRIYTARYKQGDITELDWQRARAEVETARAQVHTSTVTVDKAEAGLAVLLGRSPREIMDRAMKRGQGINLLPAPPVLPAGLPSDLLERRPDIRAAEFSIMAYNANIGVARAQFFPSISLTGMLGTLSASVGNLFTGPAGAWSYGATGTVPLLDFGRNWYNLKDAEAQKKAAIAVYRKTVQSAFEDIRTSLTSQREADHIVRSMQVQVESLRRAVQIARLQYDNGYTDYLTVLDAERQLFAAELQLATALRDRLDSVVSVCMALGGGWQDAGTSPSFPVVNTEKLLQEQTSMRMAAPAGKTE; this is encoded by the coding sequence ATGAGCGTGTTCCGCAAGGCGGCAGGTATAACGCTTAAAACACCAGCCCTGGTGCTGGCCCTGACAGTGCTGCTTTCGGCATGCTCGCTTGCCCCGCATTACGACAGGCCAGATCAGGAAATGCCCAAGCAGTGGCGGTCTGTGGACATGGGCTCGGCCCCTCTCCATACCGACTGGTGGAACAGGTTCAACGACCCTGTTTTGACCGAGCTGGTTGAAGAAGCCCTGAAGAATAATCAGGATCTGGCGCAGTCCATGGCCAAGATCGAATCGGCCGCCGCACAGGTGGGCGTCGGCACGGCCGCGCTTGCGCCTGCGGTTACGGGCACTGGTTCGGCCACGGCTCAGGGCGCGTCGGAAAAAACCGCCAACACAGTACCCTTTGACCAGAGCAAGCTTGCACGTTCCAACACCTCCTATCAGGGCGCCCTCAGCGCGTCGTGGGAACTGGATTTCTGGGGCAAGGTGCGCAACCAGTACACCATGCTCAGCGATGTGCTCATGAGCACGGTTATCGGTCACGAAGCCCTCAGGCTTTCGGTGGCGGGGCAGACGGCCCAGGGCTACTTTGCCCTGCTTGCGCAGGACATGCAGCTTGAAACCTCGCGCCGCACCCTGAAGTCACGCGAGGATTCCTTCCGGATTTATACCGCCCGCTACAAGCAGGGCGACATTACAGAGCTTGACTGGCAGCGGGCCCGTGCCGAGGTGGAAACCGCCCGTGCCCAGGTGCATACGAGCACCGTGACTGTGGACAAGGCCGAGGCCGGTCTGGCCGTGCTGCTAGGGCGCTCGCCGCGCGAAATCATGGACCGCGCCATGAAGCGCGGACAGGGCATCAACTTGCTGCCCGCGCCGCCGGTACTGCCCGCCGGTCTGCCTTCAGACCTGCTGGAACGCAGGCCCGACATCCGCGCCGCAGAGTTCTCCATCATGGCGTACAACGCCAACATCGGCGTTGCCCGCGCGCAGTTCTTCCCGTCCATATCCCTCACGGGCATGCTGGGAACCTTGAGCGCCTCGGTGGGCAACCTCTTTACCGGACCAGCTGGGGCGTGGAGCTACGGCGCGACGGGTACGGTTCCGTTGCTCGATTTTGGCCGCAACTGGTATAACCTCAAAGATGCCGAGGCCCAGAAAAAGGCCGCCATTGCCGTGTACCGCAAGACCGTGCAGTCGGCCTTTGAGGATATTCGTACGTCGCTTACCTCGCAGCGCGAGGCTGACCACATCGTGCGCAGCATGCAGGTGCAGGTTGAAAGCCTGCGGCGCGCTGTGCAGATTGCCCGTCTGCAGTACGACAACGGCTATACCGACTACCTGACGGTGCTGGATGCGGAGCGTCAGCTGTTTGCAGCCGAGCTGCAACTGGCTACAGCCCTGCGCGACCGGCTCGACAGCGTGGTCAGCGTGTGCATGGCCCTTGGCGGCGGCTGGCAGGATGCGGGCACAAGCCCAAGCTTTCCGGTTGTGAACACTGAAAAACTGCTGCAGGAACAGACAAGCATGCGCATGGCCGCGCCTGCGGGCAAAACAGAATAA
- a CDS encoding flagellar biosynthesis protein FlhF, protein MQVKTFTGATSQEILARIKVEMGPDAVILGNRTYRKNGAVCHEITAGIERPKADAAQPAGAPAGWGEWHKEWMQLKDQIFALMKPAIQLERLTPRQRVALEYLQREGVSDSVAVDLYKRLLAEPGASVLECLCDMVPVKAWGAEHWRQRIHLMAGPFGLGKTTTALRFALHLRRHDPEARIVFINADCLRGNGRLILRHWAELSNFAYMEAPDKASMEHALAAAREASAIFIDVPGLDRNGNLASWKADLGLDTVESATHLTLSPFFDALQTQAFLQRYKFDGPGSIVWTKLDEAVSFGNIVNVACAAGLPVSALSFGAELKESLAPATEPLVWRLIFKRQLPGQAA, encoded by the coding sequence ATGCAGGTAAAGACGTTCACAGGTGCCACATCACAGGAAATTCTGGCCAGAATCAAGGTCGAGATGGGGCCTGACGCCGTTATCCTGGGCAACCGCACCTACCGCAAAAACGGTGCCGTCTGCCATGAAATAACTGCCGGCATCGAGCGCCCCAAGGCCGATGCCGCCCAGCCAGCAGGCGCGCCCGCAGGCTGGGGCGAATGGCACAAGGAATGGATGCAGCTCAAGGACCAGATATTCGCCTTGATGAAGCCTGCCATCCAGCTTGAGCGCCTCACGCCCCGGCAGCGCGTAGCTCTGGAATATCTGCAGCGCGAAGGGGTCTCTGACTCCGTGGCCGTCGACCTTTACAAACGGCTGCTGGCCGAGCCTGGCGCATCGGTGCTTGAGTGCCTGTGCGACATGGTTCCGGTCAAGGCCTGGGGGGCGGAGCACTGGCGGCAGCGCATCCACCTGATGGCCGGGCCTTTTGGCCTTGGCAAAACTACCACGGCCCTGCGCTTTGCCCTGCACCTGCGCAGACACGACCCGGAAGCGCGCATTGTCTTTATCAACGCCGACTGCCTGCGCGGCAACGGCAGGCTTATATTGCGCCACTGGGCGGAGCTTTCAAATTTTGCGTACATGGAAGCGCCCGACAAGGCCTCCATGGAGCACGCACTTGCCGCCGCGCGCGAGGCAAGCGCTATTTTTATTGATGTTCCCGGCCTTGACCGCAACGGCAACCTTGCCAGCTGGAAGGCCGACCTGGGACTGGACACGGTGGAGTCGGCCACGCATCTGACCCTCTCTCCATTTTTTGACGCGCTGCAGACACAGGCTTTTTTGCAGCGCTACAAGTTTGACGGGCCGGGTTCCATTGTATGGACCAAGCTGGACGAAGCCGTCAGCTTTGGCAACATAGTGAATGTGGCCTGTGCGGCGGGCCTGCCGGTTTCAGCCCTGTCTTTCGGCGCTGAACTCAAGGAAAGCCTTGCCCCGGCCACCGAGCCGCTGGTCTGGCGTCTTATTTTTAAAAGGCAACTTCCTGGTCAGGCCGCCTAG